The Brassica napus cultivar Da-Ae chromosome C1, Da-Ae, whole genome shotgun sequence DNA segment CGAGAGAGTCCAAACGCTGCTGCTGGGTATCCATGCGAGCCTGCATCCGGTCGTTGTCCTGGTCCCGTCTCGAATAGTATGACGAAgtcgcccttgcaacttcgttaacggaACCTATTCCAACCGTCCTTcccttctttctaggagccacctatatgtatatataaaaccgtatttagagttaataataaaataaagaaaaaaaataaaaattattaaattttacctcCTCGAAGATCCGGTCGACCTCTACGGTTGACAacttgacgggtaatccatctgcAGACTGTTGGGTAAGTTGCGTCTCTTGCTCTTCAACCCGAGACGCCACAGCGTTGAAGAGTTTCtcggatgcaggatccacaaaaaccccATCTGGtgaggcgtgagtcatcttgaataagtccgagagagatggcaaaactcccgtcttctccaactaataaacaacaataataaataaattaaatataattaataaatacaagtttaaaataatgaaaattataaatttaaataaaacttacagcttcgagACGAATTCCGGCATGGGGTTTTTGGCCGGATCTATGAACCATGGGCAAATGGCCATCTTTATCCCTCGTTCTTCGGGAAGCGGAGCAGGAGTTGGCTTTGCGGATGGAGCtgggttcgttccaataggtgatgaggccatcccatgcTTCCTTTGTGACCCCGCTCGGCTTCCCCTCATAGCCGtaaatctcccacttgtccttccaatcggagacggTGTTGCAAAGACGAGTTTTCGCCTTTGCAATAAATTCgctcttcaccctctcggtgattcctacGGACCAGTTCCACCTTTgctgaaaaaacaaacattttaaaagattagaaaaaaaaataataattatttaattaacaatataaatattaataatatgtaaatataattaccgcaaaacatttaaaccacgtcgtCTTGACGTGATCGGGAGTCATGGTCCAGTTGGGATAAGGGCCGTCATAATATCCCTTCATCGTCtctgaaacgctccggctaacacggttgttagccccaaacctgcaaatataacaaatttgttaaaaaaattgatcaaagattttaaatttaaaattaataattttatgtacttaccaataagtacccgggggtctatcggggtccagAACGTGTAAACCCTCTCGTccgggctgggcaagcaaatcctcgacGGTGTATCTTGCGAATGGTGCATGAGCTGGCACCCGCAAATCGGGATGAACTGCAGCCGGTGGGGCAGGCTGATCCGGGGCGACAGGTGGAGCTCGTGGGGGAGGCATCTGagatggaagaggaggaggggtCGAAGGAACTCTCCGAGATGtgtgagagtctggaactgtcccggaagaagacgatggaccgctaGAGGAAGATCCATCGCCAAACAAATCCGCATACGTAGGTGCAGGAGCTGCTGGTCTcggtctaggagccatctagaaaatttaaaaaaattaaattaatatatatcctaaacgaattgtttaaaataattttctaaactaatcatctaaactaattccgttaactaatcacctaaactaattccctaaactaatcacctaaactaacaacctaaactataaaaaaaaaaaaagatagagagagaaagttaccTTAGAGGGGGAGAGGAGTTAGGGAGGAAGATACGAGCAGTGCTCGTCTGAAAGACTTctcccatatatataaaaacggtttcctcgtaacttcctcgtaacattacgacgaagttaccaggcccgtgttttttaatttacgacgaagttaccaggcccgtgtttttcgatttacgacgaaattacgtcgaaacattggtttacgacgaatttacaaggcccacgtttacgacgaagttaccaggcccgcgtttttccatttacgacgaaattacgtcgaaaaatcggtttacgacgattttacaacgcttaaccctaaacaccgagaatgaaatccctaaaccccaaagtcacatatcatctaacatcatatctcttcttctctactactttgtgctctttctccaacttaaactctaaaaccctaaaactccaaataatttttttaaaattaacacaaatacatattatataaaacaacatttgttacacatacattaggatggtaaaaaaacaatatttctttaaacatacgttacaatagagaaatacaacatcagagacatatattacatcactctaaatcgttttcgttctcatcaatattacatcactctaaatcgttttcgttctcatcactatcattacaatcatcatcgtcgcttctctcgaactcgtcttcacgtgcttcatctgtcgcatcttcgggaatatcttcatattgaaagttttgcgggtcgatcaaaaggatttcatcagttggttgttctggtacctcaacttcattgatagcgtcttcttcttgcaagggcggttcttctccagcgacaatgcgtccacgaggtgtaattttgatagcagctaaccagtttatcccggaagttcgaagccgaggataaggaaggaagcttacttgctcggcttgtgaagctaaaatgaaaggctcaaatttgttgtatcttctcccaaaattgacatccacaacaccaaatttgttataccgaatccctcggttcacaacaggatcgaaccattcacatttgaagaggacgcattttagcttcaataaccccggaaattccacttcaataatctcctgcaagatcccgtaaaagtccgtttcacctttcacacatattccgtagttactcgttgcccgatgtctcccatactcgtatgtgtgaaaggtaaatcctcgtgtgaaatacataggtgatgtggtgacctttgcaactggaccttgaaccaattcgtgaaaccatacgggataataaggatcgtcgtaatcaacctgcaaaaagcagttattcttaattaatattgaagtatcaaaacacttacttaattaatcaatgtatgagatatattacgtacctgtgattttaaccacttgacaaagtgcttatctttacgtgtctccacatcagttgcagatattcctggtattgcttcttcaacttgagatacaaacatgctgcaaattaaacaaataatcaagtcatacataattaactgcaattcatataattaacattcacaaaaatatttacctttcaaagtaacgggtcattgcatcctcgcagttgagcagaatataagtgtgggcactatgtttatcctcttcacatgaccaccatacttctttcgttttaccaccaaaccttgcaatttcgcagaaaatgtcaggaacaccatcaattggatatgatgtcggtactccaccatcatcatatcttctaggaactcttttcctcgtacgaacagttggagcaaagtagtatgatgtgaagttagatgtttcggctgtcaaacttcccgcaactattgaaccttccacctttgcaagatttcttgctttccccttcaaatgtttcatctgtcgctcatacggatacatccatccgttgtgaacaggtccacgaagcaatgcttcatatggtaggtggacaactagatgctccatgacgtcaaaaaatgaaggaggaaatatcttctccaggttgcacaatatgatcggaatgttatgatgaagttgttcgatgacttcttccttgaacgtacgtgtgctgagatctctgaaaaaagcgccgatggctgtatattgcaaaagtaatcaaattaataacatttcataacatatgtatatatattaacgttttataattacctgcaagtgcttcatggacatttgctggaaggagctcggcaaaagcaaatggaagaagtcgttgcataaacacatgacaatcatgactcttcattccggagaacttttgacctcgttcaacacattttgacagatttgaaacataaccatcaggaaacttaacttctgatgcaacccagtcaaacaaggttgttttggcttctgatgacaaccggaagatgggaacaggaacgtttccattgctcttgatatgtaactcacttcttgagcaaatatcaggtaagtccatccttgactttttgttatcttttgtcttcccagggacgttaagtaatgtattcatgatgttctcaaaaaagttcttctcaatatgcatgacatccagattgtggcgtaagagaagatccttccaatagggtagctcccaaaatatactcttcttatgccaattgtgagacacaccatatccatcaggcatatttccaggaacatgccaatttcctccaactttaactgtttcctgagctccgtaataatcaatgtctgcttcgatctgctggccggtgagatatggaggaggaccgtctctgacaatttttttgtgccgaaacaatgtcttatttcttctgtacggatgggcaagtggaagaaagcgacgatgacagtcaaaccaacaactcttcctaccattcttcagttgaaaagcatccgtcgatccaagacaatatggacaagataatcttccatgtgttgtccagccagacaacatcccataagcagggaaatcacttatcgtccacagcagaactgctcgcatcgtaaaattgtttttcaaggaacaatcgtacgtccacaccccttctgaccacaattgctttagctcttctatcaacggttgaagaaaaacatcaagagaccgttttggatgcttcggcccagggattaatatggtcaaaaatagaaattcttgttccatgcacatatccggcggtaaattgtacggcgtaagaatgactggccacaaagaatattgtctaccagacattccaaatggagaaaatccatcggtgcataacccaagatagacattccgaatatttgtagcaaaatctgcgtgtaccttgttgaaatgtttccacgctcttgcgtctgatggatgtgcaacctcaccatctctctggacatgttccgcatgccacctcatcgatgcagcagtcctctcagattgatataatcttttcaatctgtctgtaattggtaggtaccacatcctttggtacggtaccctattcctcccacggccttgcggtttgaatcgtggttttttgcagaatcgac contains these protein-coding regions:
- the LOC111201970 gene encoding inverted formin-2-like, translating into MAPRPRPAAPAPTYADLFGDGSSSSGPSSSSGTVPDSHTSRRVPSTPPPLPSQMPPPRAPPVAPDQPAPPAAVHPDLRVPAHAPFARYTVEDLLAQPGREGLHVLDPDRPPGTYWFGANNRVSRSVSETMKGYYDGPYPNWTMTPDHVKTTWFKCFAVIIFTYY